One window of the Pedobacter ginsengisoli genome contains the following:
- a CDS encoding UvrD-helicase domain-containing protein, producing the protein MPQPPLKLLRASAGSGKTFSLTLHYLTLLFSGPGKYKEILAVTFTNKATAEMKERILGALQAIANGDPSDFKPLLKESYPELSDQDIKARAQQIYSNILHDFGRFSVSTIDGFVQKVIRSFAFELNLDSGYKLEMNHDKVKEELVKALNLQMEADPELLEWVTALAIDRISDGKDWNYQRALKDLANEIFKERYYPFQEAMLLMGEDRSTEFNALKQTITSGIKVFNKTLSDQAADLKYIFDLSGILPEELARKSVNPLFKLDKILNEDYTGFPALSVMVDDFDQWPHASLKDTSGVRQLYDELNPGLKKMVAFYQEGAEQYSTWLAIHKNSSYLRLMQEMAQQLKNYRAENKALLISDAQQLLVGITGADAENPSFIWEKTGNRYKHFLFDEFQDTSTMQWLNFLPLIRNALSEFEGNTAEHLIVGDVKQSIYRWRSGDWRILHSNVKHDVQAHNVAEESLEFNRRSAANIIAFNNFLYTHLPSILQRQLNGVLADTEREDLISYWNQEYSQIIASAYEGSDQKVTPQTLDGGKIEVQFLDKEEDTDTEEESPLAEGHSVDKIIELLSVYGFSMKDICVLVKTNREAETMISALLGRQDDLSAAAGKTFQVISGDALKISSNLAVQLLVNIFRMLVAREEEQAIYRATCARLYNQINNPEGIERKVTLTAQDWMDIANQPIQNLKLYFPEDFCDGFESFRQLPMTSLMERLVQFFGLGTGSNEHHIPFIMALRDQIGTFAGGGDQGLGMFLEWWDEEGLNKALPAADDQDAVQIMTIHKSKGLEFKAVIIPFLNWKLNIPSGFIKKILWVDAAAAGFESFSTLPVDYSSKLASTAFAREYFEEMLLNYMDALNTLYVATTRAREYLYLVCPKTTLVEKKKESSIKNELQNILLNLFKTEEGSGFVLDESLLAFGTLKPAIKKETEINERAITVSDYYVNERLTAKFNYQKKDDGWFNARQRKGVVLHSILETITDLAALDKLIAVKLQEGLIRRAERDEVKQAVINVISQQEIAGWFKNSNRIISERDMILEGGEVKRPDKLFVMEDKAILLDFKFGAPHNKYIEDIKQYRDNLLKMDEFKEIDAYIWYAETGNLLKVS; encoded by the coding sequence ATGCCTCAACCACCTTTAAAATTGCTTAGAGCATCTGCCGGATCGGGTAAGACTTTTAGCCTAACCCTTCATTACCTTACACTTTTATTTAGTGGGCCTGGTAAATACAAGGAAATTCTAGCTGTTACTTTTACAAATAAGGCAACAGCCGAAATGAAGGAACGAATATTAGGTGCTTTACAGGCAATAGCAAATGGGGATCCTTCGGATTTTAAACCTCTGCTAAAGGAGAGCTATCCTGAACTTTCAGATCAGGATATTAAGGCAAGGGCGCAGCAAATTTACAGCAACATTCTTCATGATTTTGGCAGATTTTCTGTAAGTACAATTGATGGCTTTGTGCAAAAGGTGATCAGGAGTTTTGCTTTTGAGCTAAATCTTGACAGTGGTTACAAGCTGGAAATGAACCATGATAAGGTAAAGGAAGAGTTGGTTAAAGCACTTAATTTGCAGATGGAAGCCGACCCTGAACTGTTGGAATGGGTAACAGCATTAGCTATAGACAGAATTAGCGATGGTAAGGATTGGAATTACCAGCGTGCTTTAAAGGATCTGGCAAACGAGATTTTTAAAGAGCGTTACTACCCTTTTCAGGAAGCGATGTTGCTTATGGGAGAGGATAGATCAACAGAGTTTAATGCTTTAAAACAAACTATTACCTCTGGCATCAAAGTTTTTAATAAAACTTTGTCAGACCAGGCTGCTGATTTAAAATACATATTTGATCTTTCAGGTATTTTACCGGAAGAGCTGGCCCGGAAATCTGTAAACCCATTATTTAAGCTGGATAAGATACTAAATGAGGACTACACCGGGTTTCCGGCATTGTCTGTAATGGTAGATGATTTTGACCAGTGGCCGCATGCATCATTAAAAGATACATCTGGCGTAAGGCAGTTGTATGATGAGCTTAATCCCGGCTTAAAAAAAATGGTTGCTTTTTATCAGGAGGGTGCTGAACAATATTCAACATGGCTGGCTATTCATAAAAATAGTTCTTATTTACGGTTGATGCAGGAAATGGCACAACAATTAAAGAATTACAGGGCCGAGAACAAGGCCCTTCTTATAAGTGATGCTCAGCAATTATTGGTGGGTATAACAGGTGCCGACGCTGAAAACCCTTCCTTTATCTGGGAAAAAACAGGGAACAGATATAAGCATTTTCTGTTTGATGAGTTTCAGGATACCAGTACTATGCAATGGCTTAATTTTTTGCCTCTAATTAGAAATGCACTTTCTGAATTTGAAGGCAATACAGCCGAGCATCTTATTGTGGGTGATGTAAAACAATCTATATATAGATGGCGTAGTGGCGATTGGCGCATTCTGCACAGCAATGTAAAGCACGATGTTCAGGCACATAATGTTGCTGAGGAAAGCCTTGAGTTTAACAGACGAAGTGCGGCTAATATAATTGCCTTTAATAATTTTTTGTATACCCATTTACCCTCTATTTTACAAAGGCAGCTTAATGGGGTGCTTGCCGATACCGAAAGAGAGGATCTTATTAGTTATTGGAACCAGGAATACAGCCAGATTATTGCTAGTGCTTATGAAGGCAGTGATCAAAAAGTTACTCCTCAAACTTTGGATGGTGGTAAGATAGAGGTTCAGTTTCTTGATAAAGAAGAAGATACAGATACTGAAGAGGAAAGCCCGCTTGCAGAAGGCCATTCTGTCGATAAAATAATTGAACTCTTATCTGTTTATGGGTTTTCTATGAAGGATATTTGTGTGCTGGTAAAAACCAATCGTGAGGCAGAAACTATGATTTCTGCATTGCTGGGCAGACAAGATGATTTATCAGCAGCAGCCGGCAAAACATTTCAGGTTATTTCTGGCGATGCTTTAAAGATTTCATCAAACCTTGCCGTCCAGCTCCTCGTCAATATATTTAGAATGCTGGTAGCCAGAGAAGAGGAACAGGCGATTTACAGAGCTACCTGTGCAAGATTATATAACCAGATTAATAATCCTGAGGGGATAGAAAGAAAGGTTACCTTAACTGCACAGGACTGGATGGATATTGCCAATCAACCTATCCAAAACCTTAAGCTCTATTTTCCTGAAGATTTCTGCGATGGCTTTGAAAGCTTCAGGCAATTGCCTATGACCAGCCTTATGGAAAGACTGGTGCAGTTTTTTGGGTTGGGAACTGGGAGCAATGAACATCATATTCCTTTTATTATGGCACTTAGGGATCAGATAGGAACTTTTGCCGGGGGCGGTGATCAAGGCTTAGGGATGTTTCTGGAATGGTGGGATGAGGAAGGCTTAAATAAAGCTTTGCCTGCTGCAGATGATCAGGATGCAGTACAGATCATGACCATACATAAATCGAAAGGACTGGAGTTTAAAGCAGTAATTATTCCATTTCTGAATTGGAAATTAAATATACCAAGTGGATTTATCAAGAAGATTTTATGGGTAGATGCCGCTGCGGCAGGTTTTGAAAGCTTTAGCACTTTGCCTGTTGATTATAGCAGCAAACTTGCATCAACAGCTTTTGCCCGCGAGTACTTTGAAGAGATGCTGCTCAACTATATGGATGCATTAAATACATTATACGTAGCTACCACCAGAGCCAGAGAATACTTGTACCTGGTATGCCCTAAAACTACACTTGTAGAAAAGAAAAAAGAAAGCTCAATAAAAAATGAGCTTCAAAACATATTACTCAATCTCTTTAAAACAGAAGAAGGATCCGGTTTTGTGCTTGATGAAAGTTTGTTGGCTTTTGGAACATTAAAGCCGGCAATTAAAAAAGAGACTGAAATAAATGAAAGGGCTATAACAGTGTCTGACTATTATGTGAATGAGCGTTTAACGGCTAAATTTAATTACCAAAAAAAGGATGACGGCTGGTTTAATGCCCGGCAACGAAAAGGGGTAGTGTTACATAGTATTTTGGAAACCATTACTGATTTGGCAGCCCTAGATAAATTAATTGCCGTAAAGTTACAAGAAGGCCTGATTAGGCGTGCTGAACGGGATGAGGTAAAGCAAGCGGTAATAAATGTAATAAGTCAGCAGGAAATTGCCGGATGGTTTAAGAATTCGAACCGGATTATTAGTGAAAGGGATATGATTTTGGAGGGAGGGGAAGTAAAACGGCCTGATAAGCTTTTTGTAATGGAAGATAAGGCTATTTTGCTTGATTTTAAATTTGGAGCCCCTCATAATAAGTATATAGAAGACATAAAGCAGTACAGGGACAACCTGTTAAAGATGGATGAGTTTAAGGAGATAGATGCTTACATCTGGTATGCCGAAACAGGAAATTTATTAAAAGTATCGTAA